Proteins from a genomic interval of Massilia sp. KIM:
- a CDS encoding lipopolysaccharide assembly protein LapB has protein sequence MTKFRLAHLGLALAALGFTAAVPVVGLAPVHAAVSLRPEVGKPLQQAQAQLKSGNAKGALATLRDADKAAKTDDERFLIERVRASAASSAGDWDTAASSFEKLLDSGKLSAGERSQFSEGLVGIYMRAGDLNKANTTIQNLLKKGDDPKLRAYLLQNYYKQGNIAALEAELRKAEASGRLSEDQLGMLANIQLKKNDKAGYVNTIEKLAASYPKAQYWNDLLNRVQGKPGFSGRLAVDVYRLKLANNLMKKPSEFMEMAQLVLQAKAPAEALKVIDKGYKAGALGTGPDAERHKRLKDLAEKNLADQNKGVAALEAEYTAAKDNDALVGLGYALVQAGQADKGLKMMEAAIKAGGLRYPDEAKLRLGEAYAAAGKKSQAISTLKGVGGKEGTAELARYWIMAINRPIA, from the coding sequence ATGACTAAATTCCGTCTCGCACACCTTGGCCTCGCGCTGGCCGCGCTTGGTTTCACTGCGGCCGTTCCGGTCGTCGGTCTGGCCCCCGTGCACGCCGCAGTCTCGCTGCGTCCGGAAGTCGGTAAACCCCTGCAGCAAGCGCAAGCACAGCTCAAGTCAGGCAATGCCAAAGGTGCACTGGCAACCCTGCGCGACGCGGATAAGGCAGCGAAGACCGATGACGAGCGCTTCCTGATCGAGCGCGTGCGCGCATCGGCCGCATCCTCGGCCGGCGATTGGGATACCGCCGCCTCCTCGTTTGAAAAGCTGCTCGATTCGGGCAAGCTGAGCGCCGGCGAGCGCTCGCAGTTCTCGGAAGGCCTGGTCGGCATCTACATGCGCGCCGGCGACCTGAACAAGGCGAACACCACCATCCAGAACCTGCTGAAGAAAGGCGACGACCCCAAGCTGCGCGCCTACCTGCTGCAGAACTACTACAAGCAAGGCAACATCGCCGCCCTCGAAGCCGAACTGCGCAAGGCTGAAGCCAGCGGCCGCCTGAGCGAAGACCAGCTCGGCATGCTGGCCAACATCCAGCTCAAGAAGAACGACAAGGCAGGCTACGTCAACACCATCGAGAAACTGGCCGCCAGCTATCCGAAGGCCCAGTACTGGAACGACCTGCTGAACCGCGTGCAGGGCAAGCCGGGCTTCTCGGGCCGCCTGGCGGTGGACGTCTACCGCCTGAAGCTGGCCAACAACCTGATGAAGAAGCCGAGCGAGTTCATGGAAATGGCCCAGCTGGTGCTGCAAGCCAAGGCTCCGGCGGAAGCGCTGAAGGTCATCGACAAGGGCTACAAGGCCGGCGCCCTGGGCACCGGTCCGGACGCCGAGCGCCACAAGCGCCTGAAGGATCTGGCCGAGAAGAACCTGGCCGACCAGAACAAGGGCGTCGCCGCCCTCGAAGCCGAGTACACCGCCGCCAAGGACAACGACGCGCTGGTGGGCCTGGGCTACGCGCTGGTGCAGGCAGGCCAGGCCGACAAGGGCCTGAAGATGATGGAAGCGGCGATCAAGGCCGGCGGCCTGCGCTACCCGGACGAAGCCAAGCTGCGCCTGGGCGAAGCCTATGCCGCAGCCGGCAAGAAGTCGCAAGCGATCAGCACGCTCAAGGGCGTGGGCGGCAAGGAAGGCACTGCCGAACTGGCCCGCTACTGGATCATGGCAATCAACCGCCCGATCGCCTGA
- a CDS encoding biopolymer transporter ExbD → MGMNVGSGSAKGADPEPMMEMNMTPLIDVLLVLIIMMIITIPKQNHSVNLNMPVGNPPPLTNEKPQVITIDVDFDGTILWDGQAIPDRNTLEAKMNGVAAMPNQPEVHLRPNKLVEYKVVAGVMATAQRLGVTKIGMVGNEQFQ, encoded by the coding sequence ATGGGTATGAACGTAGGTTCGGGCTCCGCCAAGGGAGCCGATCCGGAACCGATGATGGAAATGAACATGACGCCGCTGATCGACGTCCTGCTCGTTCTCATCATCATGATGATTATCACGATTCCGAAACAGAACCACTCGGTCAATCTGAACATGCCGGTTGGCAACCCGCCGCCGCTGACGAATGAGAAGCCGCAAGTGATCACCATCGACGTCGACTTCGACGGCACCATCCTCTGGGATGGCCAGGCGATCCCCGATCGCAACACCCTGGAAGCCAAGATGAACGGCGTTGCTGCGATGCCTAACCAGCCTGAAGTGCACCTGCGCCCGAACAAGCTGGTAGAGTACAAGGTAGTTGCAGGCGTGATGGCGACCGCACAGCGTCTCGGCGTCACCAAGATCGGCATGGTCGGTAACGAGCAGTTCCAGTAA
- a CDS encoding biopolymer transporter ExbD: MSMSVGSESGDDDAVMSEINTTPLVDIMLVLLIIFLITSPVVLNLQKVNLPAETNQVTKTKPEDVNITINRDGEMYYNQTRIANTDELFKFLAEQAVKVPQPAVKVRGDQESRYESIGRVIYTAQRAGIQKVGFVIEPPDRG; the protein is encoded by the coding sequence ATGTCGATGAGTGTCGGCTCCGAAAGCGGAGATGATGATGCAGTGATGTCAGAAATCAACACGACGCCGCTTGTCGACATCATGTTGGTTCTTCTGATCATCTTCCTGATCACCAGCCCGGTGGTGCTGAACCTGCAGAAAGTGAACCTGCCTGCAGAGACGAACCAGGTCACCAAGACCAAGCCGGAAGACGTCAACATCACCATCAACCGTGATGGCGAGATGTACTACAACCAGACCCGCATCGCGAATACGGACGAGCTGTTCAAGTTCCTCGCGGAGCAGGCGGTGAAAGTGCCGCAACCTGCCGTGAAAGTTCGTGGCGACCAGGAATCCCGCTACGAATCGATCGGCCGGGTGATCTACACGGCACAGCGTGCTGGGATTCAGAAGGTCGGTTTCGTGATCGAACCGCCTGACAGGGGCTAA
- a CDS encoding MotA/TolQ/ExbB proton channel family protein: MFKNTRLSAILAAVLFSVTAASALVSAPAFADAPAAPAADAAAAPAADAAAAPAADAAAAPAADAAAAPAAAAGDEQTEEVHNPYGIQAMWEEGDFVNKGTIIILSLMSIGSWYIIITKLIDQQKIMRQSKEVSAKFWKAPSIAAGSAQLKEGSPFRFIAETGTKATQHHDGALLEQIDLSTWVTMQIQRAVDRVQSRLQDGLSFLATVGSTSPFIGLFGTVWGIYNALTAIGMSGNASIDKVAGPVGEALIMTAFGLFVAVPAVLGYNWLVRRNKSVMEDVRSFSADVHSVLISGAMSTSNAAAGAKKAG; this comes from the coding sequence ATGTTTAAGAATACCCGTTTGTCCGCTATCCTGGCGGCCGTCCTGTTCTCGGTAACGGCAGCATCGGCCCTGGTGTCCGCACCGGCCTTCGCTGACGCACCGGCAGCTCCGGCAGCCGACGCGGCAGCCGCTCCGGCCGCTGACGCCGCAGCCGCACCGGCAGCTGACGCTGCTGCTGCCCCGGCTGCCGACGCAGCCGCTGCTCCGGCCGCTGCCGCCGGTGACGAGCAGACCGAAGAAGTCCACAACCCGTACGGCATCCAGGCCATGTGGGAAGAAGGCGACTTCGTCAACAAAGGCACCATCATCATCCTGTCGCTGATGTCGATCGGTTCGTGGTACATCATCATCACCAAGCTGATCGACCAGCAGAAGATCATGCGCCAGTCGAAGGAAGTCTCGGCCAAGTTCTGGAAAGCTCCGTCGATCGCCGCTGGCTCGGCTCAGCTGAAAGAAGGCTCGCCGTTCCGCTTCATCGCTGAAACCGGCACCAAGGCAACCCAGCACCACGACGGCGCCCTGCTCGAGCAGATCGACCTGTCGACCTGGGTGACCATGCAGATCCAGCGCGCCGTGGACCGCGTCCAGTCGCGTCTGCAGGATGGCCTGTCCTTCCTGGCAACCGTGGGTTCGACCTCGCCGTTCATCGGTCTGTTCGGTACCGTCTGGGGCATCTACAACGCACTGACCGCTATCGGTATGTCGGGTAACGCCTCGATCGACAAGGTCGCAGGTCCGGTGGGTGAAGCACTGATCATGACCGCATTCGGTCTGTTCGTCGCAGTTCCGGCCGTTCTGGGCTACAACTGGCTGGTGCGTCGTAACAAGTCGGTCATGGAAGACGTCCGTTCGTTCAGCGCCGACGTGCACTCGGTCCTGATCTCGGGCGCCATGTCGACCTCGAACGCCGCAGCAGGCGCTAAGAAGGCTGGCTAA
- a CDS encoding energy transducer TonB → MNFTHEKSAGKNMTGFIIVLVLHVLVAWAIVNGLGTRIVSKVTEAVETKLIEEVKPPPPPETPPPPPPPEMKAPPPPFIPPVEVQVNQPPPPQNTIAAATNTPPPTTSLAPPAPPAPPAPPAPARAPSRSEAVADFNTCARPEYPRSSQRNEETGTTTLQFLIGVDGRVLESKLAKSSGFRDLDRAAQSALTKCRFKPAMVDGKPEQAWTAVQYVWTLE, encoded by the coding sequence ATGAATTTTACGCATGAGAAGAGCGCTGGGAAGAACATGACCGGCTTCATTATCGTCCTCGTGCTGCACGTGCTGGTAGCCTGGGCCATCGTGAATGGACTCGGTACCCGGATCGTCAGCAAGGTGACGGAAGCGGTCGAAACCAAACTGATCGAGGAAGTGAAGCCGCCGCCGCCGCCGGAAACCCCGCCGCCGCCGCCGCCGCCGGAAATGAAGGCCCCGCCGCCTCCGTTCATCCCGCCGGTCGAGGTGCAGGTGAACCAGCCGCCGCCGCCGCAGAACACGATCGCCGCAGCCACCAATACCCCGCCGCCGACCACTTCGCTGGCTCCGCCGGCACCGCCTGCTCCTCCGGCACCGCCGGCGCCGGCACGTGCTCCGAGCCGCTCCGAAGCCGTGGCCGACTTTAACACTTGCGCACGTCCGGAATATCCGCGTTCGTCGCAGCGTAACGAAGAAACGGGTACCACGACCCTTCAGTTCCTGATCGGCGTCGATGGTCGCGTGTTGGAATCCAAGCTGGCGAAGTCGAGTGGCTTCCGTGACTTGGACCGAGCCGCACAGTCGGCTCTGACGAAATGCCGATTCAAGCCAGCCATGGTTGATGGCAAGCCGGAACAGGCGTGGACAGCGGTGCAGTACGTCTGGACGCTGGAATAA
- a CDS encoding SpoVR family protein, with protein MPDDRTNPRALPDQSEWTFDLIEQAHDEIKRVAKRYGLDTYPNQLEIITAEQMMDAYTSVGMPVSYNHWSFGKHFLSTEKSYRRGQMGLAYEIVINSNPCIAYLMEENSLTMQALVIAHAAYGHNSFFKGNYLFRTWTDAEAIVDYMVFAKNYIAECEQRYGIDAVEELLDSCHALQNYGVDRYKRPAKLSVAQEMARQKEREEYAQSQVNELWRTLPRREEQIQDAAPQRFPLEPEENLLYFIEKYAPLLEPWQREIVRITRKISQYFYPQRQTQVMNEGWATFWHYTILQDLYKEGIVGDGFMLEFLQSHTNVVYQPPATSPYYSGINPYALGFAMMTDIRRICENPTDEDKAWFPDIAGSDWLKTLDFAMRNFKDESFIAQYLSPKLIRDFHFFAVLDDDRSDKLTISAIHDEWGYRYVRSKLAEQYNLGSREPNIQVWQVNTRDDRALTLRHTQFNRRPLNQQAQEVLKHVARLWGFDVRLETVDPSGHVVSFLECRREKRGR; from the coding sequence ATGCCAGACGACCGTACCAATCCCCGCGCCCTGCCCGATCAGTCGGAATGGACCTTCGACCTGATCGAGCAGGCGCACGACGAAATCAAGCGGGTGGCCAAGCGCTACGGCCTGGACACCTACCCGAACCAGCTCGAGATCATCACCGCCGAACAGATGATGGATGCCTACACCTCCGTGGGCATGCCGGTCTCATATAACCACTGGTCCTTCGGCAAGCACTTTCTCTCGACCGAGAAGAGCTACCGCCGCGGCCAGATGGGCCTGGCCTACGAGATCGTCATCAACTCGAATCCCTGCATCGCCTACCTGATGGAGGAAAACAGCCTGACCATGCAGGCCCTGGTGATCGCGCACGCTGCCTACGGGCACAATTCGTTCTTCAAGGGCAACTACCTGTTCCGCACCTGGACCGACGCCGAAGCCATCGTCGACTATATGGTGTTCGCCAAGAACTACATCGCCGAATGCGAGCAGCGCTATGGCATCGACGCGGTCGAGGAATTGCTCGACTCCTGCCACGCGCTGCAGAACTATGGCGTGGACCGCTACAAGCGGCCGGCCAAGCTCTCGGTGGCCCAGGAAATGGCGCGCCAGAAGGAACGCGAGGAATACGCCCAATCCCAGGTCAACGAGCTGTGGCGCACCCTGCCGCGGCGCGAAGAGCAGATCCAGGATGCCGCGCCCCAGCGCTTCCCGCTCGAGCCCGAGGAAAACCTGCTCTACTTCATCGAGAAATACGCCCCGCTGCTGGAGCCCTGGCAGCGCGAGATCGTCCGCATCACACGCAAGATCTCCCAGTATTTCTACCCGCAGCGCCAGACCCAGGTGATGAACGAGGGCTGGGCCACTTTCTGGCACTACACGATCCTGCAAGACCTGTACAAGGAGGGGATCGTGGGCGACGGCTTCATGCTGGAATTCCTCCAGAGCCACACGAACGTGGTCTACCAGCCGCCGGCCACCAGCCCGTATTACAGCGGGATCAATCCCTATGCCCTCGGTTTCGCGATGATGACCGACATACGCCGCATCTGCGAAAACCCGACGGACGAGGACAAGGCCTGGTTCCCGGACATCGCCGGCAGCGACTGGCTCAAGACCCTGGACTTCGCGATGCGCAATTTCAAGGACGAGAGTTTCATCGCGCAATACCTTTCGCCCAAGCTGATCCGCGATTTCCACTTCTTCGCCGTGCTGGACGACGACCGCAGCGACAAGCTGACGATCTCGGCGATCCACGACGAATGGGGCTACCGCTACGTGCGCTCCAAGCTGGCCGAGCAGTACAACCTGGGCAGCCGCGAGCCCAACATCCAGGTCTGGCAGGTCAATACGCGCGACGACCGGGCCCTGACCCTGCGCCATACGCAGTTCAACCGCCGCCCGCTGAACCAGCAGGCCCAGGAGGTGCTCAAGCACGTGGCCAGGCTGTGGGGCTTCGACGTGCGCCTGGAGACCGTGGACCCGAGCGGGCACGTGGTCAGCTTCCTCGAATGTCGGCGTGAAAAGCGCGGGCGCTGA
- a CDS encoding YeaH/YhbH family protein, with protein sequence MTYLIDRRLQGKNKSAVNRERFLRRYKAQIKDAVGRAIKGRSITDIENGEKVSIPVKDVNEPHFGHAHGGVWETVNPGNTEYQKGDQFNRPRGGGGGAGRGRAGNSDQTTEDDFIFELSREEFMNYFFEDLELPNMVKTQLTQTVEFKNQRAGYNVSGTPSNIHVLRSLRGALGRRIAVGGPAKRELAEVEDELKALLDAGAPPDDPEVLRLKDRVHHLHIRLNAIPFIDPFDLRYSNRIKVPKPSTSAVMFCIMDVSGSMDETRKDTAKRFFILLYLFLKRVYEKIEVVFIRHHTAAAEVDENEFFHSRESGGTVVSSALHLLQKVLAERYGSADWNAYVAQASDGDNWDNDSVLCKQILTSAIMPRVQYYTYVEITDGPPQNLWEQYCEVAASHRNFAMQKIVTPADIYPVFRELFKKQAK encoded by the coding sequence TTGACTTACCTCATCGACCGTCGCTTGCAAGGCAAGAACAAGTCTGCGGTCAACCGCGAACGCTTCCTGCGCCGCTACAAGGCGCAGATCAAGGACGCGGTCGGCCGCGCGATCAAGGGCCGCTCGATCACTGACATCGAGAACGGCGAAAAGGTCTCCATTCCCGTCAAGGACGTGAACGAACCTCATTTCGGCCATGCCCACGGAGGCGTCTGGGAAACGGTCAACCCGGGCAATACCGAGTACCAGAAAGGCGACCAGTTCAACCGCCCGCGCGGCGGAGGCGGCGGCGCCGGACGCGGCCGGGCCGGCAACAGCGACCAGACCACCGAGGACGATTTCATCTTCGAGCTCTCGCGCGAAGAATTCATGAATTACTTCTTCGAGGACCTGGAGCTGCCGAACATGGTCAAGACGCAGCTGACCCAGACCGTCGAATTCAAGAACCAGCGCGCCGGCTACAACGTGTCCGGCACGCCATCCAACATCCACGTGCTGCGCTCGCTGCGCGGCGCCCTGGGCCGGCGCATCGCGGTCGGCGGGCCGGCCAAGCGCGAGCTGGCCGAGGTCGAGGACGAGCTCAAGGCCCTGCTGGACGCGGGCGCGCCGCCCGACGATCCCGAAGTGCTGCGCCTGAAGGACCGGGTGCACCACCTGCACATCCGGCTCAACGCCATCCCCTTCATCGACCCCTTCGACCTGCGCTACTCCAACCGCATCAAGGTGCCCAAGCCGAGCACCTCGGCCGTGATGTTCTGCATCATGGACGTGTCCGGCTCGATGGACGAGACCCGCAAGGACACCGCCAAGCGCTTCTTCATCCTGCTCTACCTCTTCCTCAAGCGGGTCTACGAGAAGATCGAGGTGGTCTTCATCCGCCACCACACGGCTGCGGCCGAGGTCGACGAGAACGAGTTCTTCCATTCGCGCGAGTCGGGCGGCACCGTCGTGTCCTCGGCCCTGCACCTGCTGCAGAAGGTGCTTGCCGAGCGCTACGGCAGCGCCGACTGGAACGCCTACGTGGCCCAGGCTTCGGACGGCGACAACTGGGACAACGACTCGGTGCTGTGCAAGCAGATCCTGACCAGCGCGATCATGCCGCGGGTCCAGTACTACACCTATGTCGAGATCACCGACGGCCCGCCGCAGAACCTGTGGGAGCAGTACTGCGAAGTGGCCGCCAGCCACCGCAACTTCGCGATGCAGAAGATCGTGACCCCGGCCGACATCTACCCGGTGTTCCGGGAGCTGTTCAAGAAGCAGGCCAAGTAA
- a CDS encoding PrkA family serine protein kinase has product MSIFDNYAARYERTREEEYSMSEFLQLCKKDPLSYASAPERMLAAIGEPTLVDTRLDPRLSRIFANKVIKIYPAFREFYGMEEVIEQVVSYFRHAAQGLEERKQILYLLGPVGGGKSSIAEKLKSLMELVPFYAIKGSPVNESPLGLFNEEEDGTILEEDYGIPRRYLRTIPSPWAVKRLHEFGGDINKFRVVKRYPSILKQVAIAKTEPGDENNQDISSLVGKVDIRKLEDFAQDDPDAYSYSGGLCLANQGLMEFVEMFKAPIKVLHPLLTATQEGNYKGTEGFGAIPFEGIVLAHSNESEWKTFRNNRNNEAFLDRIYIVKVPYCLRVSDEVKIYEKLLRTSSLDKAPCAPGTLRMMAQFAVLSRLKDPENSSIFSKMLVYDGENLKDTDPKAKSLHEYVDYAGVDEGMNGLSTRFAFKILSKVFNFDNTEVAANPVHLLYVLEQQIEREQFPPETEQRYLSYIKEHLAQRYVDFIGKEIQTAYLESYSEYGQNIFDRYVTFADFWIQDQEFRDPDTGESFDRESLNAELEKIEKPAGISNPKDFRNEIVNFSLRARATNAGKNPAWTSYEKFRSVIEKKMFSNTEELLPVISFNAKASAEDANKHADFVARMVEKGYTPKQVRLLCEWYLRVRKSS; this is encoded by the coding sequence ATGAGCATCTTTGACAACTACGCAGCCCGCTATGAGCGTACCCGGGAAGAGGAATACTCCATGTCGGAGTTCCTGCAACTGTGCAAGAAAGACCCGCTGAGCTATGCCAGCGCGCCGGAACGCATGCTCGCGGCGATCGGCGAGCCCACCCTGGTCGACACCCGCCTTGACCCGCGTCTGTCGCGCATTTTCGCCAACAAAGTCATCAAGATCTATCCGGCCTTCCGCGAGTTCTACGGCATGGAGGAAGTGATCGAGCAGGTCGTGTCCTACTTCCGCCACGCGGCCCAGGGCCTGGAAGAGCGCAAGCAGATCCTCTACCTGCTGGGGCCGGTCGGCGGCGGCAAGTCCTCGATCGCCGAAAAGCTCAAGAGCCTCATGGAACTGGTGCCCTTCTACGCGATCAAGGGTTCGCCCGTGAACGAATCGCCGCTGGGCCTGTTCAACGAAGAGGAAGACGGCACCATCCTCGAAGAGGACTACGGCATCCCGCGCCGCTACCTGCGCACCATTCCCAGCCCGTGGGCGGTCAAGCGCCTGCACGAATTCGGCGGCGACATCAACAAGTTCCGCGTGGTCAAGCGCTATCCGTCCATCCTCAAGCAGGTGGCGATCGCCAAGACCGAGCCGGGCGACGAGAACAACCAGGACATCTCCTCCCTGGTCGGCAAGGTCGACATCCGCAAGCTCGAGGACTTCGCCCAGGACGATCCGGACGCCTACAGCTATTCCGGCGGCCTGTGCCTGGCCAACCAGGGCCTGATGGAATTCGTCGAGATGTTCAAGGCCCCGATCAAGGTCCTGCACCCGCTGCTGACGGCCACCCAGGAAGGCAACTACAAGGGCACCGAGGGCTTCGGCGCCATCCCCTTCGAGGGCATCGTGCTGGCCCACTCCAACGAATCGGAGTGGAAGACCTTCCGCAACAACCGCAACAACGAGGCTTTCCTCGACCGTATCTACATCGTCAAGGTGCCCTACTGCCTGCGGGTGTCGGACGAGGTCAAGATCTACGAGAAGCTGCTGCGCACCTCCTCGCTCGACAAGGCGCCCTGCGCCCCGGGCACCCTGCGCATGATGGCCCAGTTCGCGGTGCTCTCGCGCCTGAAGGATCCCGAGAACTCGAGCATCTTCTCCAAGATGCTGGTGTACGACGGCGAGAACCTCAAGGACACCGATCCCAAGGCCAAGTCGCTGCACGAATACGTCGACTATGCCGGCGTGGACGAAGGCATGAACGGCCTGTCGACCCGCTTCGCCTTCAAGATCCTGTCCAAGGTCTTCAACTTCGACAACACCGAAGTGGCGGCCAACCCGGTCCACCTGCTCTACGTGCTCGAGCAGCAGATCGAACGCGAGCAGTTCCCGCCGGAGACCGAGCAGCGCTACCTCTCCTACATCAAGGAACACCTGGCCCAGCGCTACGTCGACTTCATCGGCAAGGAGATCCAGACCGCCTACCTGGAAAGCTATTCCGAGTACGGCCAGAACATCTTCGACCGCTACGTGACCTTCGCCGACTTCTGGATCCAGGACCAGGAGTTCCGCGATCCGGACACCGGCGAGAGCTTCGACCGCGAATCGCTCAACGCCGAGCTGGAGAAGATCGAGAAGCCGGCCGGCATCTCGAACCCGAAGGATTTCCGCAACGAAATCGTCAACTTCAGCCTGCGCGCCCGCGCCACCAATGCCGGCAAGAATCCGGCATGGACCAGCTACGAGAAATTCCGTAGCGTGATCGAGAAGAAGATGTTCTCGAATACCGAGGAACTGCTGCCGGTGATCTCGTTCAACGCCAAGGCCAGCGCCGAGGATGCCAACAAGCACGCCGACTTCGTGGCGCGCATGGTCGAGAAAGGCTATACGCCCAAGCAGGTGCGCCTGCTGTGCGAATGGTACCTGCGCGTGCGTAAATCCTCGTAA
- a CDS encoding adenosine deaminase — translation MLDDRLRRLLTGMPKAELHIHIEGSLEPELIFALAQRNGVQLAYPSVEALRQAYDFSDLQSFLDIYYAGASVLLTEQDFYDMTAAYLARAHADGVRHAEIFFDPQTHTARGVPFETVIQGIWRACQDGPISASLIMCFLRHLSEDEAIATLEESLPHRDKFIGVGLDSSEVGHPPEKFARVFERARQLGLHLVAHAGEEGPPAYIESALDVLNVERIDHGVRCLESPDLVERLAREQMALTVCPLSNVKLRVFDVMGSHNLRRLLDAGLAATVNSDDPAYFGGYLNANYLAAFEALPLDEGHARQLARNSFAAAFVEPERKRAWLAEVDAFFAAA, via the coding sequence ATGCTCGACGATCGCCTGCGCCGCCTCCTGACCGGAATGCCCAAGGCTGAGCTTCACATCCATATCGAAGGCTCGCTGGAACCCGAACTGATCTTTGCGCTCGCGCAAAGAAACGGCGTGCAGCTAGCCTATCCCTCGGTGGAGGCGTTGCGCCAGGCCTACGATTTCAGCGATCTGCAGTCCTTCCTCGACATTTATTACGCGGGCGCCAGCGTGCTGCTGACCGAGCAGGACTTCTATGACATGACCGCCGCCTACCTGGCGCGCGCCCATGCCGACGGGGTCCGCCATGCCGAGATCTTCTTCGACCCCCAGACCCATACCGCGCGCGGCGTCCCCTTCGAGACCGTGATCCAGGGCATCTGGCGCGCCTGCCAGGACGGCCCGATCAGCGCCAGCCTGATCATGTGCTTCCTGCGCCACCTGTCCGAGGACGAGGCCATCGCCACGCTCGAGGAGTCGCTGCCCCATCGCGACAAGTTCATCGGCGTGGGCCTGGATTCCTCGGAAGTCGGCCACCCGCCCGAGAAATTCGCGCGCGTGTTCGAGCGCGCCCGCCAGCTCGGCCTGCACCTGGTGGCCCATGCGGGCGAGGAGGGGCCGCCGGCCTACATCGAGAGCGCGCTGGACGTGCTCAACGTCGAGCGCATCGACCACGGCGTGCGCTGCCTGGAGAGCCCGGACCTGGTCGAGCGCCTGGCGCGCGAGCAGATGGCGCTGACCGTGTGCCCGCTCTCGAACGTCAAGCTGCGCGTGTTCGACGTGATGGGCAGCCACAACCTGCGCCGCCTGCTCGACGCCGGCCTGGCCGCCACCGTTAACTCGGACGACCCGGCCTATTTCGGCGGCTACCTCAACGCCAATTACCTGGCCGCCTTCGAGGCCCTGCCGCTCGACGAGGGCCACGCGCGCCAGCTGGCGCGCAACAGCTTCGCCGCCGCCTTCGTCGAGCCGGAGCGCAAGCGCGCCTGGCTGGCGGAAGTCGACGCCTTCTTCGCCGCCGCCTGA